DNA from Mycobacterium bourgelatii:
ATACGGTGTCGAGCCCAGGCATCTGCGCGCCTTCCGGTCGGCTGCCGACCGTCAGTCGGACCTGATCGCCCAAATCGCCGGCCCGATGGTCAAGGCCGACAAGGCCGGCGCCCGTGACCGTGCTGATGACTTGGCTCGCGAAGTTGCCGCGCTCGCTATCACATTGCACACTTCCTTGATCAAATCGGCCGTTCGCGACCTTCTGCAGCGCTGAGGACTAGACTTCGATCGACAGCTTGGTGTCGGCGACGCGGTGAAGATTTGGGGTACACCGCGCCGCCGTGCTGAGTGAAAATCGGACATGGCGGCATGTGCGGAGGGCAGGCGCAGATGGGCGAAGTACGTGTTGTCGGCATTCGTGTCGAGCAGCCCCAGAACCAGCCGGTGCTGTTGCTGCGCGAGACAAACGGTGACCGGTACCTACCGATCTGGATCGGACAGTCGGAGGCCGCAGCGATCGCCCTGGAGCAACAGGGCGTGGAGCCACCCCGGCCACTGACGCACGACCTGATCAGGGATGTCATTGCAGCCCTTGGGCATTCGCTCAAGGAGGTGCGCATCGTGGACCTGCAGGAGGGCACCTTCTACGCGGATCTGATCTTCGACCGCAACATCAAGGTGTCCGCACGTCCATCCGACTCCGTGGCGATCGCGCTGCGCGTCGGGGTGCCGATTTACGTCGAGGAAGCCGTACTGGCCCAGGCCGGTCTGCTCATCCCCGACGAGGCCGACGAACAAGAGAGCAGCGCCGTGCGGGAGGACGAGGTGGAGAAATTCAAGGAATTTCTCGACAGCGTCTCGCCCGACGACTTCAAGGCCACCTAGTTAGCCGGCGAGCCACCGAACCCGGCGAACGGTTGCGGATGGGTCCAGTGACCCTCAAGTTACGGATGAGTCTCATCTCACAGGCTGGACCCTCGACACGCCTTGCGCTTAGCGCCCGCTTTCGGTCGCGGCGGCCATACTTTGATGACGGTTGGATGATCACCGGGATTACGGCGGCAACCTAACGGCGTATGCTCTCAAGCACTCGGGCCTGAGAAGCGAGGTCGTTGGGACGGCCAGTGACGCAGCTAGACGAGAGCGCGATCGGCGAGAGGAAGCACCGTGAGCGAGCAGCCACGTCAAGGACAGCTTGACCTTGCTGACGACGCGGCCGCCGCCCCCGGTGGTGGCAGCGGCACACCCAGCAGGGTGACCGACGCAGTGCAGCCCGGACTGTTCCCCGACGATTCCGTGCCCGACGAGTTGGTGGGTTACCGCGGGCCCAGCGCCTGCCAGATCGCCGGCATCACCTACCGCCAGTTGGACTACTGGGCGCGGACTTCGCTGGTTGTCCCGTCGATTCGCAGCGCGGCCGGCTCCGGCAGCCAACGTCTTTATTCGTTCAAGGACATCCTGGTCCTCAAGATCGTCAAGCGGTTGCTGGACACCGGGATCTCGTTGCACAACATCCGGGTTGCGGTCGACCACCTGCGGCAGCGGGGCGTACAAGACCTGGCCAACATCACCTTGTTCTCCGACGGCACCAGCGTGTACGAGTGCACCTCCGCCGAAGAGGTCGTCGACCTGTTGCAGGGCGGCCAGGGTGTGTTCGGCATCGCCGTCTCGGGCGCGATGCGCGAGCTGACCGGCGTGATCGCCGACTTCCCCGGTGAGCGGGCCGACGGCGGGGAGTCGATAGCCGCCCCGGAGGACGAACTGGCTTCGCGTCGCAAGCACCGCGACCGCAAGATCGGCTAGTAGACCGGCTCAGCCTGCTACGGCGCGCGCCGAGAGCTCGCGGCCGAGTAAACTAGACAACGCATCGCACTTGCGCGGGAGAGTTTCGTGGCCGCCAGCCACGGACGCCGAAGGAGCAATACCTCTCCGTCAACCTCTCAGGCACCCGGACCGCGCTGGACAACGATGCCTCTGGAAAGCGGCGGCGACCCGATACGGGTCCCGCCCGCCGATGGGGAAAGGCACCCGCGTGACTCGGGGCGCCGAATCTCTCAGGCGCCCGGTGCTCGGGTGAAGACAGAGGGGGAGGGCCGCTGATCCCTCTTCCTGTGTCAGGAGTACACGTTGTCGAAACAGTTCGCGGAGCGCCACATCGGCCTGGACGGCCAGGCCATCGAAACCATGCTCGCGGTCATCGGAGTTGACTCGCTCGACGAGCTCGCCGGCAAGGCGGTCCCAACGGGCATCCTCGACAAGCTGACCGACGCCGGAGCGGCCCCAGGCCTGGACCAGCTGCCGCCGGCCGCCAGTGAGGCCGAGGCGCTCGCCGAGTTGCGCGCCTTGGCCGAGTCCAACACGGTGGCCGTGTCGATGATCGGTCAGGGCTACTACGACACCCTCACCCCGCCCGTGCTGGTGCGCAACATCATGGAAAATCCGGCCTGGTACACCGCTTACACCCCGTACCAGCCCGAGATCAGCCAGGGCCGGCTGGAAGCGCTGCTGAACTTCCAGACCATGATCACCGACCTCACCGGCCTCGAGATCGCCAACGCGTCGATGCTGGACGAGGGCACCGCGGCTGCCGAGGCCATGACCCTGATGCACCGCGCCGTGCGCGGCTCGACCCGCCGACTGGCCGTGGATGTCGACGTATTCACCCAGACCGCCGCGATTTTGGAGACCCGGGCCAAGCCGTTGGGCATCGAGATCGTCACCGCGGACCTTCGTGACGGGTTGCCCGACGGAGAATTCTTCGGCGTGATCGCCCAGCTGCCCGGCGCCAGCGGCCGGATCACGGACTGGTCGGCCCTGGTGCAGCAGGCCCACGAGCGCGGTGCCCTGGTGGCCATCGGCGCCGACCTGTTGGCGCTGACGCTGATCACACCGCCGGGCGAGATCGGCGCTGACGTCGTGTTCGGCACCACGCAACGGTTCGGCGTGCCAACGGGTTTCGGTGGCCCCCATGCCGGATACCTGGCCGTGCACGCCAAGCACGCCCGCCAGCTGCCGGGTCGGCTGGTCGGCGTTTCCCTGGACGCCGACGGGACACCGGCGTATCGGCTGGCCCTGCAGACCCGCGAACAGCACATCCGCCGGGACAAGGCGACCAGCAACATCTGCACCGCGCAGGTCTTGCTGGCGGTGATGGCGGCGATGTACGCCAGCTACCACGGCGCCGACGGACTGAAGGCCATCGCGCGGCGCGTGCATTCTCATGCCGAAACCATCGGTGCCGCCCTGGCCTCCGCGCCCAACACAGAGTTGGTGCACGACAAGTACTTCGACACCGTCCTGGCCCGGGTGCCGGGCCGCGCCGACGAGGTGCTGGCCGCCGCCAAGGCGCAGGGCATCAACCTATGGCGCGTCGATGCCGATCACGTGTCGGTCGCCTGTGACGAAGCCACCACCGACGCCCATGTGGCGGCGGTTCTGGACGCGTTCGGCGTCACCGCCACCGATCCCACGCCCGTCGACATTGCGACGCGGACGTCGGAATTCCTGACCCATCCCGCGTTCACCCGCTACCACAGCGAGACGTCGATGATGCGGTACCTGCGCGAGTTGTCCGACAAGGACATCGCGTTGGACCGCAGCATGATCCCGCTGGGCTCGTGCACGATGAAACTCAACGCCGCCGCCGAGATGGAGGCCATCACCTGGCCGGAGTTCGGGCGCCAGCATCCCTTCGCGCCCGCCGCGGACACGCCCGGATTGCGCCGTCTCATCGCCGACTTGGAGTCCTGGCTGGTGCACATCACCGGATACGACGCCGTCTCGCTGCAGCCCAACGCCGGCTCGCAGGGGGAGTACGCGGGCCTGTTGGCGATCCACGAATACCACGCCAGCAGGGGAGAGCCGCACCGCGACATCTGCCTGATCCCGTCGAGTGCGCACGGGACCAACGCCGCCTCGGCCGCGCTGGCCGGAATGCGGGTTGTCGTCGTGGCCTGCCACGACAACGGTGACGTGAACCTTGACGATCTGCGCGCCAAGGTCAGCGAACATGCCGAGCGGTTGTCGGCGCTGATGATCACCTACCCGTCCACCCACGGTGTGTACGAGCACGACATCGCCGACATCTGCGCGGCCGTGCACGACGCCGGCGGGCAGGTCTATGTCGACGGCGCCAACCTCAACGCGCTGGTCGGCCTGGCCCGACCGGGCAAGTTCGGCGGCGACGTGAGCCACCTGAACCTGCACAAGACGTTCTGCATCCCGCACGGCGGCGGCGGGCCCGGCGTCGGACCGGTCGCGGTGCGATCACACCTGGCCCCGTTCCTGCCGGGTCACCCCCACGCTCCCGAGTTGCCGAACGGGCGTCCGGTGTCGGCGGCGCCGTACGGCTCGGCCTCGATCCTGCCGATCAGCTGGGCCTACATCAGGATGATGGGGGGAGACGGCCTGCGGGCGGCCTCCCTGACGGCGATCGCGTCGGCCAACTACATCGCGCGCCGCCTCGACGAGTACTTCCCCGTGCTCTACACCGGGGAAAACGGGATGGTGGCCCACGAGTGCATCCTGGACCTGCGCGGCATCACCAAGTCGACCGGCGTGACCGTCGACGACGTCGCAAAGAGGTTGGCGGACTACGGGTTTCACGCACCGACCATGAGCTTTCCGGTGGCCGGCACACTGATGGTGGAACCGACCGAAAGCGAAAGCCTGGCCGAGGTCGACGCATTCTGCGAAGCGATGATCGGCATCCGCGCCGAAATCGACAAGGTTGGGGCCGGCGTTTGGCCCGCCGACGACAACCCGCTGCGCAACGCCCCCCACACCGCGGAGTGCCTGCTGGTGGCCGAGTGGAACCACCCCTACACCCGGGAAGAGGCCGCCTATCCGCTGGGCAAGACCTTCCGGCCCAAGGTCTGGCCGCCGGTGCGGCGCATCGACGGGGCTTACGGTGACCGCAATCTGGTCTGCTCGTGCCCGCCGGTGGAGGCATTCGCCTGACCCCGACCGACGCGGGTCTCAGACCTCGATCACCGGAAGATCGATCCGGGAGGCATGCAGCGCGCTGCGGTAGACACGCACGGTCGGCGGTCCTCCCGGAAGGATCGCGAAATGGTGGGCGTCGGTGCCGGCGATCGCGACGCGGATTCGGTGCCCAGCGCGGAATAGGTACGACGTCGGCAGCAGATCGAACGTCAGCTCGGCGATCTCGCCGTCAACGAGCGGCCGCGCGTCGCCGCGCGTGAATGTTCGGTAGGGGACCGGCTGGCGATACGGCGGCGGCGCGTCGCTGAGCCGACGATGCACCGCGCGCAGCTGCCCTTCGGTGATATAGGTGACCCGGCTGCGTGGGTCGACGTCTTCCAGATAGACGAAGAACGTGCCGTCACTCGCCGTGGACCTCAAGAACAGCGTGATCAGCGGATGCCCGGTCACTTCGAGGGGACCGTTGAGCGGCGCGGAGGTGTAGGTCAGCAGCTTGGCGTCCTGGACGTCGCGGTCGGGATAGCGCACGTGCCCACCGATGCCCACCTGCGATTGCCAGCGGGAGTGCTGACCCGTGGACGCGGTCGGATCGACCGAGTATTCGTCGGCGGCTTCGTCGCCCTGGGATTCGGGTGGTTCCAGCACGAGTTGCTGCGCCTCGGCCAGGTAGTAGGTCCGCGTGGTGGCCGGCGGCGGCCAGGTGTCGGCCGACTTCCAGCGGTCCTCGACCATGGTGAAGTAGTGCACGGGGGGTTCGGAACCGATGCCGGTGTCGACGCCTTTGAGGTGATGGTCGAAGAACCGCAGGAGTTCGCCGTCGTGATCGAAGGCGGGCTTACGCAGCCCGCGCACCGGATCGACGTGCCAGCCGCCGGTGTGGTTCCACGGCCCCAGGATCAGGCGGCTGCCCGGGGTGGGGACGGTGAGAAACCGCTTTATCGCGGCATGCCCGTACCCGCCGTCGAACCAGCCGCTGTAGTTGTAGATGGGTGCGCCCGTCGCCGCGATGTCGCGCCAATAGTGGTGCGGACTGATCAAATCGATGGTGTGCCCCGTGGCGGCGGCGTCGTCACGGAAGGTGAGCGACGTCGCGAACTTGTGGACGTCGTAGTTGCCGCGATGGGCGGCGATGGCTTGTGCCCGCAGGGAGCGGTCACGATCGTCGTGCACCGGCTGCACACCGGTCACCGGAATTTTCGCCCACCACCCGACCACCTCGTGCAGGGCGTCGCGGTCCATGGCCTCGTTGTAGCGGCCCCACGTTTCGGTGAACCAGGTGGCGTGGATGCCGCCGGGAAACGCGATG
Protein-coding regions in this window:
- a CDS encoding CocE/NonD family hydrolase: MANSGSDAAWYATSDSGRASLRRRGMRYSSCYVTMRDGVRIAIDVYLPADLASGQRLPAILHQTRYYRSMQWRQPMRKLLGGKPFQHITADRRRRRRFVAAGYAWVDVDVRGSGASFGARESEWSPDEIRDGAEVVDWIVRQPWCDGRVAGLGNSYDGTAAEFLMVNQHPAVKVIAPCFALFDVYTDIAFPGGIHATWFTETWGRYNEAMDRDALHEVVGWWAKIPVTGVQPVHDDRDRSLRAQAIAAHRGNYDVHKFATSLTFRDDAAATGHTIDLISPHHYWRDIAATGAPIYNYSGWFDGGYGHAAIKRFLTVPTPGSRLILGPWNHTGGWHVDPVRGLRKPAFDHDGELLRFFDHHLKGVDTGIGSEPPVHYFTMVEDRWKSADTWPPPATTRTYYLAEAQQLVLEPPESQGDEAADEYSVDPTASTGQHSRWQSQVGIGGHVRYPDRDVQDAKLLTYTSAPLNGPLEVTGHPLITLFLRSTASDGTFFVYLEDVDPRSRVTYITEGQLRAVHRRLSDAPPPYRQPVPYRTFTRGDARPLVDGEIAELTFDLLPTSYLFRAGHRIRVAIAGTDAHHFAILPGGPPTVRVYRSALHASRIDLPVIEV
- the gcvP gene encoding aminomethyl-transferring glycine dehydrogenase, translating into MSKQFAERHIGLDGQAIETMLAVIGVDSLDELAGKAVPTGILDKLTDAGAAPGLDQLPPAASEAEALAELRALAESNTVAVSMIGQGYYDTLTPPVLVRNIMENPAWYTAYTPYQPEISQGRLEALLNFQTMITDLTGLEIANASMLDEGTAAAEAMTLMHRAVRGSTRRLAVDVDVFTQTAAILETRAKPLGIEIVTADLRDGLPDGEFFGVIAQLPGASGRITDWSALVQQAHERGALVAIGADLLALTLITPPGEIGADVVFGTTQRFGVPTGFGGPHAGYLAVHAKHARQLPGRLVGVSLDADGTPAYRLALQTREQHIRRDKATSNICTAQVLLAVMAAMYASYHGADGLKAIARRVHSHAETIGAALASAPNTELVHDKYFDTVLARVPGRADEVLAAAKAQGINLWRVDADHVSVACDEATTDAHVAAVLDAFGVTATDPTPVDIATRTSEFLTHPAFTRYHSETSMMRYLRELSDKDIALDRSMIPLGSCTMKLNAAAEMEAITWPEFGRQHPFAPAADTPGLRRLIADLESWLVHITGYDAVSLQPNAGSQGEYAGLLAIHEYHASRGEPHRDICLIPSSAHGTNAASAALAGMRVVVVACHDNGDVNLDDLRAKVSEHAERLSALMITYPSTHGVYEHDIADICAAVHDAGGQVYVDGANLNALVGLARPGKFGGDVSHLNLHKTFCIPHGGGGPGVGPVAVRSHLAPFLPGHPHAPELPNGRPVSAAPYGSASILPISWAYIRMMGGDGLRAASLTAIASANYIARRLDEYFPVLYTGENGMVAHECILDLRGITKSTGVTVDDVAKRLADYGFHAPTMSFPVAGTLMVEPTESESLAEVDAFCEAMIGIRAEIDKVGAGVWPADDNPLRNAPHTAECLLVAEWNHPYTREEAAYPLGKTFRPKVWPPVRRIDGAYGDRNLVCSCPPVEAFA
- a CDS encoding MerR family transcriptional regulator; its protein translation is MSEQPRQGQLDLADDAAAAPGGGSGTPSRVTDAVQPGLFPDDSVPDELVGYRGPSACQIAGITYRQLDYWARTSLVVPSIRSAAGSGSQRLYSFKDILVLKIVKRLLDTGISLHNIRVAVDHLRQRGVQDLANITLFSDGTSVYECTSAEEVVDLLQGGQGVFGIAVSGAMRELTGVIADFPGERADGGESIAAPEDELASRRKHRDRKIG
- a CDS encoding bifunctional nuclease family protein translates to MGEVRVVGIRVEQPQNQPVLLLRETNGDRYLPIWIGQSEAAAIALEQQGVEPPRPLTHDLIRDVIAALGHSLKEVRIVDLQEGTFYADLIFDRNIKVSARPSDSVAIALRVGVPIYVEEAVLAQAGLLIPDEADEQESSAVREDEVEKFKEFLDSVSPDDFKAT